One Paralichthys olivaceus isolate ysfri-2021 chromosome 8, ASM2471397v2, whole genome shotgun sequence genomic region harbors:
- the LOC109627232 gene encoding multidrug and toxin extrusion protein 1: MDATAPTHVKYAGKVEEDLLEGNLTVNVGGSGEAWGSCPKLLRGFITPEYRHELVQLCKLAGPVVISQLMVFMISFVSTVFCGHMGKTELAGVALAIAVVNVTGVSIGCGLSLTCDTLISQTYGSGNLKRVGVILQRGVLILLLACFPCWAVLINTEPLLLAVRQSPEVASLSQMYVKIFMPALPAAFMYQLQGRYLQNQGIIWPQVITGVVVNIVNAVINYIFLYILDLGVAGSAAANSISQYLLAVFLYIYICWRGLHKVTWGGWSLDCLQEWGPFMQLAIPSMLMLCLEWWMFELGGFLAGLISDTELGAQSIAYELAVLAYMFPMGFSAAASVRVGNALGAGNIEQAKLSSKIPIICAFLIACVVGGSLSIARNVIGYIFTSEQDILQRVADVMIIFCFMHIFDATAGVAGGVLRGVGKPLVGALCNLVGYYIIGFPIGVSLMFAAKMGIVGLWTGTTICVLMQSVFFLVFLYKLDWKRAAEEARVRAGVQIKDERNMVTIENKDPNHNQAQVSTTTTVGNVLSVTQLVLRRGLALLVMVVILIAGIIASTFLNRLLK, translated from the exons ATGGACGCGACTGCTCCGACACATGTGAAGTACGCTGGAAAGGTGGAGGAAGATTTACTCGAAGGCAACCTGACGGTGAATGTAGGAGGATCCGGTGAAGCATGGGGCTCCTGCCCGAAGCTCCTGCGGGGCTTCATCACACCGGAGTACCGACATGAGCTGGTTCAACTCTGCAAACTAGCGGGACCAGTG GTCATTTCCCAGTTGATGGTTTTCATGATCAGTTTCGTCAGCACAGTGTTTTGTGGTCACATGGGGAAAACTGAACTTGCAGGAGTAGCATTAGCAATTGCG GTGGTTAATGTCACCGGTGTATCCATTGGATGTGGTTTGTCGTTAACTTGTGATACCCTCATATCTCAG ACGTATGGGAGCGGTAACTTGAAGCGCGTAGGTGTGATTCTCCAGAGGGGGGTTTTGATTCTGCTGTTGGCCTGTTTCCCTTGCTGGGCCGTCCTCATCAACACTGAACCTCTCCTCCTTGCTGTCAGACAGAGCCCAGAGGTCGCGAG CCTTTCACAGATGTATGTGAAGATCTTCATGCCTGCTCTACCG GCAGCGTTTATGTACCAGCTACAAGGGAGATACCTTCAAAATCAG GGAATCATATGGCCTCAGGTTATAACTGGAGTGGTTGTAAATATCGTCAATGCTGTCATCAACTACATTTTCCTCTATATTCTGGATTTGGGTGTTGC TGGATCTGCAGCGGCCAATTCCATCTCTCAGTATTTGTTGGCTGTGTTCTTGTACATTTACATCTGCTGGAGGGGTCTGCACAAGGTCACGTGGGGAG GTTGGTCACTGGACTGTCTGCAGGAGTGGGGACCCTTCATGCAGTTGGCCATTCCCAGTATGCTCATGCTGTGTCTGGAGTGGTGGATGTTTGAGTTGGGAGGTTTCCTGGCCGGACTGATTAGTGACACTGAGCTGGGAGCTCAGTCCATAGCATATGAGCTAGCTGTTTTAGCTTACATG TTCCCAATGGGATTCTCTGCAGCTGCCAGTGTTCGAGTGGGGAACGCTCTTGGTGCAGGAAACATAGAACAGGCCAAGTTATCATCCAAAATCCCCATCATCTGTGCAT TCTTAATTGCATGTGTTGTTGGAGGTAGTCTCAGCATCGCCAGAAATGTCATTGGATACATTTTCACCTCAGAGCA AGACATTTTGCAGAGGGTTGCTGACGTCATGATTATATTTTGTTTCATGCATATTTTTGATGCCACTGCG GGTGTGGCTGGAGGAGTTCTTAGAGGAGTAGGTAAACCATTGGTTGGTGCTCTGTGTAACCTGGTGGGATACTACATCATTGGCTTCCCCATTGGTGTGTCCCTTATGTTTGCAGCAAAAATGGGGATTGTAG GACTATGGACAGGAACTACCATTTGCGTGCTAATGCAGTCAGTTTTCTTCTTGGTATTTTTGTACAAACTTGATTGGAAGAGGGCTGCTGAAGAG GCTCGTGTGAGAGCAGGAGTCCAGATCAAAGACGAAAGAAACATGGTCACGATTGAAAATAAAG ACCCGAATCACAACCAGGCCCAGGTCAGCACAACTACGACAGTGGGAAATGTTCTCTCAGTAACACAACTGGTTTTACGACGGGGACTGGCACTGCTAGTTATGGTTGTCATCCTCATCGCTGGAATCATCGCCAGCACCTTCCTCAATAGGCTGCTGAAATGA